CGTTAATGAACAAGTACAACAGCGCGCCTACCGGAACCATTGCAGCCAAGATGACCCCGACGACGATATTGAAGGGGATGTCGCGTTCCGTCAGCGGAACCTCGGCACCATCATGGCGTAGTTTCGAGGAGGCCAAGGAGTCCTTAATTCCCTTGACGATGGGGCCGATGATCTTCAGCAACGTCCAAACTGCGGCCACCGCCATCGCACCAGCGCCAATGAATCGTACCTCACTGGAAAACGTCGTGCTGACCACTTCGGCCAAATCAGCACCAGGCTCGCTTAATGCGTCGGCGCTTAACGTTGGTAAGAGCACCCCATAAGAAATGAGGAGACCGACAATCATCGCGATACCCACGCCGACACCTACTAAGTGACCGACACCGATCAAGGCCAGGGATAACGACGCACCAACCATGGTGCCGCCGGATAGGAACTTAAACGGGTAGGAAATTCCGCCTGCGACCGCCTTCATCGCAGCTAACAGGGCATAACCGGCGGAGGCGACGCCGCCGATGATGATTACCATCAAGCCCCGGTGGTTTTCTTCCGCACCCGCTGCGTCAGCGGAATCATCGCCAACCTTGAGCACCTCAGCCGCGGCAACGCCCTCCGGGTAGGGCAGGTCGGAACCAGTGACCAATGCCCGGCGAAGCGGAATGGAATACATGACTCCCAAAATGCCACCAATCGCGCATACTGCCGTGGTGGTCCAATAAGGGAAACCGGTCCAGAAACCGATCATGACCAGGCCAGGAAGCACGAAGATGATGGCAGATAACGTACCAGCGGCGGAAGCAATTGTTTGTACGATATTGTTTTCAACCACGGAATGATTGCGGAATTTCCGTAATACCGCCATCGAAATCACGGCTGCCGGAATGGATGTGGCAAACGTCAACCCAACTTTTAATCCCAGATACACATTGGCCGCGGTGAAAACCAGAGTGATCAGTCCGCCAAGAACAATACCTCGAATTGTTAATTCCCGGATTGGATGTTCGGTAGGTTTTGTCGGGGAAGTCACTGGAAAACCCTTTCTGAATTTATGGCTTTTTTGGAATAAAGACCGAATATCTAAAAGAGTAAAGTGTTCAGTTCCGCTTTGTCTATCAGCTGTAATATTGATAACAGATTGCGCTATGGCCGTCGAAAAGCGAAAAAATATGCGTTACACACGAAAAACGCGGACAAGGCACACGACGAAACCGGGAATCTGGGTGCCAGCGGGACTGTGAATTTTATGAACGATCTGCGAGCGTTGGCCTGATCGGTCGGGCAATCTGGGTCATCATATTGCGCCCGCGCAGTTCGACAGATTTCAGCAGCGTCCAACGCGCCTGTTCCGCCTCATTGGCTTTTGCCAAAGTCGCGGCGTTTGTCAACACTCGCCCAGGGGTATCCTTCGCTATTTCAGTCAAGCGGGCCGCCGTATTAACTGCGTCACCAATCACGGTGTACTCAAAGCGATCATGCCCACCGATATGGCCGGCAACCACATGTCCTGCTGCAACACCGATGCCAGCCTGAAGCCGCAAGCCCTTCAGCTCCTGCCGCAATTCGCGGGCAGCCTGCAACGCATGCCCAGTGGCGTCGGAAAGCGTGATTGGTGCGCCGAAAACCGCAAGTGCTGCGTCGCCCTGGAACTTATTAATAATCCCTTTATTGCGATGCACCACCTCAACCACATGCTCGAAAAACTTATTCAGCTCTTCCACCACTTCTTCCGGTTCATGGCTGACCGCAAACGTCGTTGACCCGATAACGTCAACGAAAATAACCGCCACCTCGCGATCCTCGCCGCCTAACTCCGGGCGTTCTTCCAATGCACGCCGCGCAACTTCGTTGCCAACATACCTTCCGAAAATATCCCGTACCCGTTGACGCTCCCTAAGCCCCCGCATCATCTCATTGAAGCCAGCCTGGAGGACGCCCAACTCCGAACCGTCGTAAATGTCAACCTCAACATCGGTATCGCCGCGTCGCACCCGATTAATTGCCGATTGCAATTCCACAATGGGATCAACAACACTCATGACAACCAACGTGGTGCCCAAAAAACCAGCAACCAACGCAGCCGCACACAAAATCATCATTGCCGGAATGAGCATCGACAACGGGCCAGTAAAAATGCCATTACGATGCCCCAAAAGCAGCAATAAAATACTCAAAATAGGCACAGCAGAGGTCAAAACCCACGTCATTCGCAACCGCTGCGTAATCGGTGGCTCCAGGGTCGAATCCTCAAACCTGCGTGCCAAAGCAGTCGCGGCAATCGGCCGCATGAGACGCTCCGCCTCCAGGTAAGTCAAAAGGCACATCACCAGCCCCGCCAAAGTGGTGGAAACCCCGATGACCAAAGCCAACCTACTCGACGCTTGGGCAGCAACCACAGTCACGATGATGATGCCAATAACCCACACCACCACACTCAGCATCGTCTGGTAAAACGGGATCCGCATCACCAGAATGCGCACCATATTCGGGTCATGATTATCCGGATCGCGTTGCCAATCTAAAACCGGCCGAAACAGAATAAACGTGACAACAGCACAAACAACAACAGCTACCGCTGTGTAGATTGCGCCGACCGTCGGCAAGCTAGCGCTAGCAGGAAAAATTCCAACGTCAGGCAGGGGCAAAACATACTTCAAAAACAAAATAATGAAAACCGCAGCGAAAATGTTAGACCCCAAAACCGTCGCCGTATAAAGCGGCCATGACGTCTTTGCTAACCATCGGATGGCCTGCCACATTCTCTGCATGATTTCTACTTTAACCACCTGAAGAAGAAACGGGGGTACACATTAGGCAACAGTACCTAATAATCTAGTGGGCGTGAGTACCGACATCTTCACCCGCATGGGAATCGCACCACAAGTTGCAACAACATTGCGAACCGCCGCTCAAGCTGCCCGCACCGGCGTAGGCGGCAGCGCAATGACTCACGCATGGCTATTCACCGGCCCACCAGGCTCCGGGCGATCCACCGCCGCCGTCGCATTCGCCGCCGCACTCGAATGCACCCACCAAAGCATCGTCGGCTGCGGGGAATGCGAACAATGCCAAAAAACCCAAGCGGGCGCTCACACCGATGTTGTCCACATCGCCCCCCGCGAACTCAGCATCGGTGTCGAGGCCATGCGGATAGGTGTAGTAACCCCCGCCGCCATGCTGCCAACCGTCGGCAAATGGCGCATCGTCATCTTAGACAACGCTGATCGGCTCACCAACGAAGCCGCCAACACACTTCTAAAAACCGTGGAGGAACCACCCGCCCACACCGTCATCATGCTGTGCGCCCCCTCCACCGACCCCACCGACATCATCCCCACCCTGCTGTCTAGGTCCCGCCACGTGTACGTCCCGCAACCATCTATCGACGAAGTCGCCGCCATACTCATGCGCGAAAGCGACATCAGTGAAAACGTGGCTAAACTCGCCGCCGCAGCCTCCGGCAACCACATCGGCCGCGCCCGGCACCTAGCCCACCACAAAGAATCACAAATTAGACGTGCCAATATTCTCAACCTGGCGGAACTGATCTTTCACGGCTCAGAAGCATTCCAAGCAGTCGGCACATTGGTGAAAAACGCTACCGAAGAAGCAAAAAGTATGCTCGCCGAAGAAAACGAAAAAGAACTGGAAAAACTACGCACCGCACTCGGCATGGGGGCACGCGGCAAAGGCGCCCAAAAAGCACTCAAAGGTACCACCACCCAACTCAAAGAACTGGAAAAACAACAAGCACTGCGGGAAACCCGTGCCCGCCGCGACACTCTCGACATGCAACTCGTTGACCTCATGGGTCTGTACCGCGACGCCCTCATGCGCGCCACCGGTGCAGAGGTTTCAGCCATCCACCCGGACATGGCGCCACTGGCCGAAGAACTAGCGAAAATTGGGCCAGAAAATCTCCTTATCTGCGTCGAAGCTATTCAACAATGCCGCAGCGACATCAATAAAAACGTCCGGCCCGAGGCCGCCATGGATGCAATGGTGGGACGAATCCGAAAAGCATGTAACACCCGCTAACCCCAGCGGTTTGTAAAAACACCACACAACTGTTGTAGAATCACCGCTTGAACATTTTGTTCGTGCCGCCTTAGCTCAGTCGGTAGAGCGCTTCACTCGTAATGAAAAGGTCAGGGGTTCGATTCCCCTAGGCGGCTCCACCAAAACACCTGCTAAAACACACTTTTAGCGGGTGTTTTTCTCACTCAACCCCATTTACAAGTTGTTGCAAGTTGTTGCAGGTTGTTGCTTCTTACACCGAGCAGAGACCGAGCAGAGACCGAGCAAACTTATTTCAGCGGGTAGAAAACTTCCTAAAATTATTCGAACGAATGAGCTTAGAAAAATGCCCCCATTTCTCCCCTATGTAGTAACTGTGCAATAGTATTGAATCAACACATGGAGAGGAGGAATTGTGGACAGTTTTAAGTTGGACAGCAACGGTGAAAAACGTGAGGTGAAAACATACGGTGATTTACGCAAGTATGCGCGTCAAGATGCAGCAGAGCTTTTAAAGTCGCATTGGGGAGATTCCATACCGGTTGATCCGGTAAAAATCTCCAGGAGATTAGGCGTTTCAGTTTTTACCGCTCAACTCGGTGATGATGTGTATGGGCAAATTATCGGATCGTCTGCTGGTGCTGACATCTATATAGATGAAGACCAACCGCATCCACGGTTCCGCTTTACATGTGCGCATGAACTTGGGCATTACGTTGATCGTTCAATAAACGGCAATATCCTTAAGCCAGGCATGGGATACATTGATAAACGCAGCGAGGATGATCCATATTCGCCGGATGAGGTCTATGCCAACGAATTCGCGGCATCGTTGTTGATGCCAGAGAAAGACTTTAAAGATGCGGTTGAATGTGGCGTGTCTGATTTTGATTTAGCCAAAAACTTTGAGGTGTCTTTATCTGCAGTGCAGTGGCGGAAAAAGCGCCTGGGAATCAGCTAGTGAGCGAGCACTTAACACCACAGCCTGACCAGCAAAAAGATGCGGTAATAAACCGGCATCGGGATTCCGATGATGAAAATCATATTGGCGATGATGAACCAATTAAGCCTAGGGAATCTGCTCCGATGCCGGTTTCTCCACCTCATACTAAGTCGGAAATCGAATCCGGCAGTAGCCAAGTGGAATCGCTTTCAGAAAAGTTTGTCGGTAATGGTCAAGACCCCATCGTCAAGTACTTCTGGCTTTATAAGTGGCATCCTTTTATCGAATCTTTCTGCAAGGTAGCTGAATGGTTGGAGCCAGCTGACAATCCAGTGCAGGCTAGAGTGCAATTTAAGGAAAAGCACTCTAGTGTATTCAAAGTTGCTTTTGTACTTGATGGGCTACTGAAATTGACCGTGCTGTGTGCACTTTTCTTCGCAATCGCACTGGTGGGGCTAAGAGCAGTGGGTCTTGAATTTGACTTTCCGGGTATTGACTTTTTTGTAACCAAAACTATAGCTCGGCAACCGTAACCTAATCTCCGACAGCGTGTAGTCCTTGGCGTTGCGCGGTACGTTCTGCGCGCCGGGCTGCTTTGGCGGCTTCGCGGTGTCGTTCTGCTTCCATGTGGGCGTTGATGGCGTCGGGTACTGTGTCGATGCCGGTTTCCCAGAGGTGTGCGTAGGTGTCGAGAGTCATGGCTGCGCTGGCGTGGCCTAGCATTCGTTGGACTGTTTTGACGTCTGCGCCTGCTGCGATGGCTAGTGAGGCGGCTGTGTGCCTGAGTTCGTATGTTGTGATGCCGGAGATGCCAGCTGTGGTGCATGTGGTTTTCCAAACTCGTCGCCATTTTGTTGTTGTCCATACGTGGCCATTTTCGTCTTGGAGTAGCCAGTCATCGGGTTCGCGGTTGTCTGCTGTATCTTCAAGATCGAGTAGGAGGTCTCCGCCTACGGGGACTTCGCGGTGCATGCGTGTTTTGGTTTCGTCGGGGTTTCCTAGTGCGTCGACGTCTCGGCGGATCATTAGTCGTTTTCGTAGTACGTCTAGGTCTCGTGCTTTTAGTCCTTTGGCTTCGCCGGGGCGTAGTCCGGTTTGGACTAGGACTGCGATCATGAGGGCGGCTTGTTCTGTTGGCGCTGAGTGTATGAGTTTGTCTATTTCTTTTACCGTTAGGTACCTGCGTTCTGCTTTGTACTGTCGGGGTATGTCGCCGGAACGCATTGGGTTTTTGGTGATGATGTCTAGTTCTACGGCTTGTTCGAGTAGTGCGT
The nucleotide sequence above comes from Corynebacterium mustelae. Encoded proteins:
- a CDS encoding OPT family oligopeptide transporter; translated protein: MTSPTKPTEHPIRELTIRGIVLGGLITLVFTAANVYLGLKVGLTFATSIPAAVISMAVLRKFRNHSVVENNIVQTIASAAGTLSAIIFVLPGLVMIGFWTGFPYWTTTAVCAIGGILGVMYSIPLRRALVTGSDLPYPEGVAAAEVLKVGDDSADAAGAEENHRGLMVIIIGGVASAGYALLAAMKAVAGGISYPFKFLSGGTMVGASLSLALIGVGHLVGVGVGIAMIVGLLISYGVLLPTLSADALSEPGADLAEVVSTTFSSEVRFIGAGAMAVAAVWTLLKIIGPIVKGIKDSLASSKLRHDGAEVPLTERDIPFNIVVGVILAAMVPVGALLYLFINVSEISHHTTTLVILSVIFVLLIGLIVASVCGYMAGLIGASNSPISGVGIIVVLSAALLIKAVTGNESDTNATALVAYTLFTAAVVFGIATISNDNLQDLKTGQLVNATPWKQQVALVIGVLFGSVVIPPVLQLMLTGFGFAGMEGAGPEALAAPQAALLSSVANGIFGDSLDWNLIGLGALIGVAVIVIDEVLRKATGNKFYLPPLAVGMGMYLPIALTLMVPIGAFAGLAYNKWAASRPNPESATRMGTLLATGLIVGESLFGVVLAAIIGATGSDEPLGLFDFGKATDIIGIVVFAAVGFGLYQWLKASQSKTETVR
- a CDS encoding adenylate/guanylate cyclase domain-containing protein; the encoded protein is MQRMWQAIRWLAKTSWPLYTATVLGSNIFAAVFIILFLKYVLPLPDVGIFPASASLPTVGAIYTAVAVVVCAVVTFILFRPVLDWQRDPDNHDPNMVRILVMRIPFYQTMLSVVVWVIGIIIVTVVAAQASSRLALVIGVSTTLAGLVMCLLTYLEAERLMRPIAATALARRFEDSTLEPPITQRLRMTWVLTSAVPILSILLLLLGHRNGIFTGPLSMLIPAMMILCAAALVAGFLGTTLVVMSVVDPIVELQSAINRVRRGDTDVEVDIYDGSELGVLQAGFNEMMRGLRERQRVRDIFGRYVGNEVARRALEERPELGGEDREVAVIFVDVIGSTTFAVSHEPEEVVEELNKFFEHVVEVVHRNKGIINKFQGDAALAVFGAPITLSDATGHALQAARELRQELKGLRLQAGIGVAAGHVVAGHIGGHDRFEYTVIGDAVNTAARLTEIAKDTPGRVLTNAATLAKANEAEQARWTLLKSVELRGRNMMTQIARPIRPTLADRS
- a CDS encoding DNA polymerase III subunit delta' → MSTDIFTRMGIAPQVATTLRTAAQAARTGVGGSAMTHAWLFTGPPGSGRSTAAVAFAAALECTHQSIVGCGECEQCQKTQAGAHTDVVHIAPRELSIGVEAMRIGVVTPAAMLPTVGKWRIVILDNADRLTNEAANTLLKTVEEPPAHTVIMLCAPSTDPTDIIPTLLSRSRHVYVPQPSIDEVAAILMRESDISENVAKLAAAASGNHIGRARHLAHHKESQIRRANILNLAELIFHGSEAFQAVGTLVKNATEEAKSMLAEENEKELEKLRTALGMGARGKGAQKALKGTTTQLKELEKQQALRETRARRDTLDMQLVDLMGLYRDALMRATGAEVSAIHPDMAPLAEELAKIGPENLLICVEAIQQCRSDINKNVRPEAAMDAMVGRIRKACNTR
- a CDS encoding ImmA/IrrE family metallo-endopeptidase, whose amino-acid sequence is MDSFKLDSNGEKREVKTYGDLRKYARQDAAELLKSHWGDSIPVDPVKISRRLGVSVFTAQLGDDVYGQIIGSSAGADIYIDEDQPHPRFRFTCAHELGHYVDRSINGNILKPGMGYIDKRSEDDPYSPDEVYANEFAASLLMPEKDFKDAVECGVSDFDLAKNFEVSLSAVQWRKKRLGIS
- a CDS encoding tyrosine-type recombinase/integrase, which gives rise to MAHVRDQWTKPGEGNKRIRTSRWGKGKRWLAVWNENGREVTKAFDTLDAAKLYASRAEVGQAEGNWITKDRLDVTLGDMWDVWIASKAGRAQPTIAGYKAAWQHIQPRWHNAPCWKINRAAFNTWIPTVQRLDGQGQLSSASLRKIGIVFNALLEQAVELDIITKNPMRSGDIPRQYKAERRYLTVKEIDKLIHSAPTEQAALMIAVLVQTGLRPGEAKGLKARDLDVLRKRLMIRRDVDALGNPDETKTRMHREVPVGGDLLLDLEDTADNREPDDWLLQDENGHVWTTTKWRRVWKTTCTTAGISGITTYELRHTAASLAIAAGADVKTVQRMLGHASAAMTLDTYAHLWETGIDTVPDAINAHMEAERHREAAKAARRAERTAQRQGLHAVGD